Proteins from a single region of Ziziphus jujuba cultivar Dongzao chromosome 1, ASM3175591v1:
- the LOC132800446 gene encoding alpha-1,3-arabinosyltransferase XAT3-like — MGKEYKSHVLGVTSIICLLIFTLLYAAFSPAYINPFANFECYENEGKQNLSNWNGGIHSRKVDQEAPKFLMRRLVRGEDQIRLESTGFSCSTDLHYEVCLANKPVAIDNSALTLYVQSSETQAKHMVQPYALKDDATAMKAVKPVQILHGKTNLPTCNFNHSVPAVVFSSGGFTGNLFHEFNEIVIPLFITCSHFQSHLQFVITDFKPWWVEKYSRVLSRLSSYEVMNPAVNGSVHCFPGAIVGLKYHDNLALNSSDIHGGYSMFDFKQFLREAYELKLKDVPMAEKPVLILISRNTTRRFLNEDEMVIMMEELGFQVFVATPDMMSNLENFSSLVNSCSVMVGAHGAGLANAVFLPAGAVMVQVVPLGLEWASTNYFGGPASEMGLKYLEYKIKPEESSLLSTYGLDDPVIKDPYSIFLKGYYAARAVYVDGQNLKINVTRFRETLFEAMKLLVHPDLLN, encoded by the exons ATGGGAAAGGAGTACAAAAGTCATGTCCTTGGTGTAACTTCAATAATTTGCCTGCTTATTTTTACTCTGCTCTATGCTGCATTTTCTCCTGCCTATATTAATCCATTTG CTAATTTTGAGTGTTATGAAAATGAAGGGAAGCAGAACCTGTCCAATTGGAATGGTGGAATTCATAGCAGAAAGGTTGATCAAGAGGCTCCCAAGTTTCTAATGAGAAGACTAGTTAGAG GAGAAGATCAAATTAGGCTCGAATCCACTGGTTTTTCATGTAGCACTGACCTTCATTATGAAGTATGTCTTGCTAATAAACCTGTTGCAATAGACAACAGTGCATTAACATTATATGTTCAATCCAGTGAGACTCAAGCTAAGCATATGGTTCAGCCATATGCCTTAAAAGATGATGCCACTGCAATGAAGGCTGTCAAACCAGTTCAAATACTTCATGGAAAGACCAATCTGCCCACTTGCAATTTCAATCACAGTGTCCCGGCTGTGGTGTTCTCCTCCGGCGGCTTCACCGGGAACCTTTTTCACGAATTCAATGAGATCGTCATACCCTTGTTCATCACCTGTAGCCATTTTCAATCCCATTTACAGTTTGTCATTACTGATTTTAAACCCTGGTGGGTTGAAAAATACAGCCGAGTTCTATCCCGTTTGTCTAGCTATGAAGTTATGAATCCAGCAGTAAATGGAAGTGTACATTGCTTTCCAGGAGCCATTGTTGGGCTTAAGTACCATGACAATTTGGCATTAAACTCTTCTGATATTCATGGAGGGTATTCCATGTTTGATTTCAAGCAGTTCCTCAGGGAAGCATATGAACTGAAACTCAAGGATGTCCCCATGGCAGAGAAACCAGTGCTGATTCTTATATCTCGTAACACAACAAGAAGGTTTTTGAATGAGGATGAAATGGTGATAATGATGGAAGAGCTAGGCTTTCAAGTATTTGTTGCAACGCCTGACATGATGTcgaatttagaaaatttttccAGCTTGGTGAACTCATGCAGTGTCATGGTTGGAGCCCATGGTGCCGGCCTTGCCAATGCAGTGTTCTTGCCTGCTGGGGCAGTTATGGTGCAAGTGGTGCCACTGGGGCTAGAATGGGCTTCAACTAACTATTTTGGAGGACCAGCAAGTGAAATGGGGTTAAAATATTTGGAGTACAAGATTAAACCTGAGGAGAGTTCATTGTTGAGTACCTATGGTCTAGATGATCCAGTCATTAAGGATccctattctatatttttgaagGGGTATTATGCTGCTAGGGCTGTGTATGTTGATGGACAGAATCTAAAGATTAATGTGACAAGGTTCAGAGAAACACTTTTTGAAGCAATGAAACTTCTTGTACATCCAGATCTTCTAAACTGA
- the LOC132800380 gene encoding alpha-1,3-arabinosyltransferase XAT3-like, producing the protein MRNSKIDLDTQVPKELFRRLVTGEDQIHELDSSGFFCHLNNHSDVCLANKPVMVDYNRLTVYVPSNKTPEINHMIRPYARKDDEKAMEDVTAVKIVEGNSSNNNFPAACKFNHSVPALIFSSGGFVGNPFHEFNEIIIPLFLTSHHFQSHVQFLISDFNSTWFGKYKRVLAHLSRYKVMDMARKRVAIHCFPGAIVGLNYHGFLAIDSEEIPIGHSMADFRSFLRETYNLKAFNVAVKPRLLLLSRRGSRRFINEGELKKLMKEVGFEVIVASPEATSNLDKFAGLVNSCSVMVGVHGAGLTNQVFLPDGAVVVQVVPLGIDWASTNYFGEPATKMGLHYLEYKIEAEESSLLIAYGPKHSFITKSDPLNVYLMGYKTARAVYIEQQNVIINVVRFRETLVQALNLPGGR; encoded by the exons ATGCGCAACAGCAAAATTGATTTAGACACTCAAGTACCCAAAGAACTTTTCAGAAGACTAGTTACGG GAGAAGATCAAATTCATGAGCTCGATTCCAGCGGTTTTTTCTGCCACTTGAACAATCACTCTGATGTATGTCTTGCGAATAAACCAGTTATGGTGGACTACAATAGATTAACAGTATATGTACCTTCCAATAAAACCCCAGAAATCAATCATATGATTAGGCCGTATGCTAGGAAAGACGATGAGAAAGCAATGGAGGATGTTACGGCAGTGAAAATAGTTGAAGGAAACAGTAGTAATAACAATTTTCCTGCAGCTTGCAAATTCAATCATAGTGTTCCGGCCCTGATCTTCTCCTCCGGCGGCTTCGTAGGCAACCCATTTCACGAATTCAACGAGATCATCATCCCTTTGTTCCTCACCTCTCACCATTTTCAATCCCATGTGCAGTTTCTAATCTCCGATTTCAattcgacatggttcgggaaATACAAAAGAGTTCTCGCGCATTTATCTCGCTACAAAGTCATGGATATGGCAAGGAAAAGAGTTGCTATCCATTGCTTTCCAGGAGCAATTGTAGGGCTCAACTACCATGGCTTTCTTGCTATAGACTCTGAAGAAATTCCCATAGGTCATTCCATGGCTGACTTCAGGAGCTTCCTCAGAGAAACATATAATCTGAAAGCTTTTAATGTAGCAGTAAAGCCAAGGCTGCTCCTTCTGTCTCGTAGAGGATCAAGAAGATTTATTAACGAAGGAGAATTGAAGAAACTGATGAAAGAAGTGGGATTTGAAGTCATTGTGGCGAGTCCTGAGGCAACATCAAATTTAGACAAGTTTGCTGGGTTGGTGAACTCGTGCAGTGTTATGGTTGGAGTCCATGGAGCTGGGCTTACAAATCAAGTGTTCTTGCCGGACGGCGCGGTGGTGGTTCAGGTGGTGCCGCTGGGAATAGACTGGGCCTCAACCAACTATTTTGGTGAGCCTGCAACTAAAATGGGGTTGCATTATTTGGAGTACAAGATTGAAGCAGAGGAGAGTTCACTCTTAATAGCTTATGGTCCTAAGCACTCGTTTATAACTAAGAGTGATCCTCTTAATGTATACTTGATGGGGTATAAAACTGCCAGAGCTGTCTATATTGAACAGCAAAATGTTATAATTAATGTGGTGAGGTTCAGGGAAACCCTTGTTCAAGCCTTGAATCTTCCTGGTGGAAGGTAA
- the LOC107432640 gene encoding alpha-1,3-arabinosyltransferase XAT2 — translation MGKESKSLVFGASSIVCLLGYGLVYAALSSFHNPFEAWEHQVSETNGSVHNKKVDISNFIEEMKESQHILMRRLLNKGEDPTQFDNKRFLCQSDIHSDGCVINKQVVIEKDSLTIYVPSDEPQTKYAVKPYARKGEATAMNAVTPVHIIHGKNHSTTNLPACNFNHDVPAVVFSSGGYTGSGFHEINEVIIPLFTTCHQFGNEIQLVISDYKPSWIQKHKKYLDHLSRYPLIDMAKSGGVHCFPGAIVGLKYLDNIGINSSEVPGGYSMSDFRKFLREAYDMKIDHVAQMPLTTKPRLLLLSRKGTRRFLNEKKLVKLMKKLGFEVVVATPAVTRNLAEFSELVNSCSVMVGVHGAGLTNEIFLPDGAVMIQVVPLGLDWASTNYYGEPGIKMGVQYLEYKIEPEESSLLSMYGRDHPYITKSDPGSVWSMGYVTARTVYLDQQSVKVNLVRFRKTLVHALNLIGRSAPSLSPSN, via the exons ATGGGGAAGGAGTCTAAAAGCCTGGTTTTTGGAGCAAGTTCAATAGTTTGCTTGCTTGGTTATGGTCTTGTCTATGCTGCCTTGTCTTCCTTCCACAATCCATTTGAAGCat GGGAGCACCAGGTGTCGGAAACGAATGGTAGCGTACACAATAAAAAGGTTGATATAAGCAATTTTATCGAAGAAATGAAAGAGTCTCAGCATATTCTTATGAGAAGATTATTGAATAAAG gaGAAGATCCAACTCAGTTTGATAACAAAAGATTTCTGTGCCAATCTGACATTCATTCGGATGGATGTGTCATAAATAAGCAAGTCGTAATTGAAAAAGATTCATTAACAATCTATGTCCCCTCCGATGAGCCCCAAACCAAGTACGCCGTCAAACCCTATGCAAGAAAAGGAGAAGCGACTGCCATGAACGCCGTCACGCCGGTTCATATAATTCACGGAAAAAACCACTCAACCACCAATCTTCCTGCATGCAATTTCAACCACGACGTCCCGGCCGTCGTCTTCTCCTCCGGCGGCTACACCGGAAGCGGATTCCACGAGATCAACGAGGTCATCATCCCGCTTTTCACCACGTGCCACCAATTCGGCAACGAAATTCAGCTCGTCATTTCCGACTACAAACCCTCATGGATCCAAAAACACAAGAAATATCTGGACCACCTGTCTCGCTACCCGCTCATCGACATGGCGAAGAGCGGCGGCGTCCACTGCTTTCCGGGAGCCATCGTCGGTCTCAAATACCTCGACAATATCGGCATCAATTCCTCGGAAGTTCCCGGAGGGTATTCCATGTCCGACTTCAGGAAGTTTCTCCGAGAAGCTTACGACATGAAAATAGACCACGTGGCACAAATGCCATTGACAACCAAGCCAAGGCTGCTCCTTCTGTCTCGAAAAGGAACTAGGAGATTCCTCAACGAAAAGAAATTGGTAAAATTGATGAAGAAATTAGGATTTGAAGTTGTGGTGGCGACGCCTGCTGTGACTAGGAATTTGGCTGAGTTCTCCGAGTTGGTGAACTCTTGCAGTGTTATGGTTGGAGTCCATGGAGCTGGGCTTACCAACGAGATATTCTTGCCCGATGGGGCTGTAATGATTCAGGTGGTGCCGTTGGGCTTGGATTGGGCTTCCACCAATTACTATGGCGAACCCGGAATCAAAATGGGGGTTCAGTATTTGGAATATAAGATCGAACCGGAAGAGAGCTCGCTTTTGAGTATGTACGGTCGAGATCATCCTTATATTACGAAGTCTGATCCTGGATCTGTGTGGTCCATGGGGTATGTGACTGCTAGGACTgtttaccttgatcagcaaagtGTGAAGGTTAATTTAGTGAGGTTTAGAAAGACTCTGGTTCACGCTTTGAATCTTATTGGACGCTCAGCTCCTTCTCTTTCTCCTTCAAATTGa